One stretch of Streptomyces sp. R21 DNA includes these proteins:
- a CDS encoding NAD-dependent epimerase/dehydratase family protein encodes MRVLLIGANGYLGRFVADRLLADPAVQLTALGRGDDADVRFDLASGSPGALTRFLDAVHPGVVINCAGATRGGARDLTRHNTVAVATVCEALRRSGCGARLVQLGCGAEYGPSQPGSSTAEDAVPRPGGPYGVSKLAATELVLGSGLDAVVLRVFSPAGPGTPAGSPLGRLAEAMRRAMQSGDGELKLSGLGFQRDFIDVRDVARAVHAASLSAAQGVINIGSGRAVRLRDAAAVLARVAGYGGALHELDGPPGPVVRATIGHPRTDPDHAAPVAYPYPDGCGSWQQADVRTARDRLGWRPRINLEESLADIWMEAACRI; translated from the coding sequence ATGAGGGTCCTGCTGATCGGAGCCAACGGATACCTCGGCCGCTTCGTCGCCGACCGCCTGCTCGCCGATCCGGCCGTGCAGCTCACCGCGCTCGGCCGGGGCGACGACGCCGACGTACGGTTCGACCTCGCGTCCGGCAGCCCCGGCGCACTCACCCGCTTCCTGGACGCGGTGCACCCCGGAGTCGTCATCAACTGCGCGGGCGCCACCCGCGGCGGCGCCCGCGACCTGACCCGGCACAACACCGTCGCCGTCGCCACCGTCTGCGAGGCCCTGCGCCGCAGCGGCTGCGGGGCACGCCTCGTGCAGCTCGGGTGCGGCGCCGAATACGGGCCCAGCCAGCCCGGATCGTCCACGGCCGAGGACGCCGTGCCGCGCCCCGGCGGCCCGTACGGCGTCAGCAAGCTCGCCGCCACCGAACTGGTCCTCGGCTCCGGCCTGGACGCCGTCGTGCTCCGCGTGTTCTCGCCCGCGGGGCCCGGTACCCCGGCCGGCTCCCCGCTCGGCCGCCTCGCCGAAGCCATGCGCCGCGCCATGCAGTCCGGCGACGGCGAGCTGAAGCTCTCCGGGCTCGGCTTCCAGCGCGACTTCATCGACGTCCGCGATGTCGCCCGTGCCGTCCACGCCGCCTCCCTCTCCGCCGCCCAGGGCGTCATCAACATCGGCTCCGGCCGAGCGGTCCGGCTCCGCGACGCCGCCGCCGTCCTCGCCCGCGTGGCCGGCTACGGCGGCGCCCTGCACGAACTCGACGGCCCGCCCGGACCCGTCGTCCGAGCGACCATCGGCCACCCGCGCACCGACCCCGACCACGCGGCCCCGGTCGCCTACCCCTATCCGGACGGCTGCGGCAGCTGGCAGCAGGCCGACGTGCGCACCGCACGCGACCGGCTCGGCTGGCGGCCCCGGATCAACCTCGAGGAATCCCTCGCCGACATCTGGATGGAGGCGGCATGCCGTATCTGA
- a CDS encoding alpha/beta hydrolase — protein sequence MPNPPQLRAAALTVTAVLLSSLMTGCSDDSKDEDLSAQKLNWKDCPAPSESEGGGDAPSPLPGGAQWQCATMKAPRDWNKPKGDTIGIALVRAGTSGDKSKRIGSLVFNFGGPGGSGVTALPSFGEDYAKLRTRYDLVSFDPRGVGRSAGVKCEDDEQLDDYFQQDATPDDDAEQKKLLDNTRTFNAACEKNSGKTLPYVRTTDAARDMDLMRQVLGDDKLHYFGISYGTELGGVYAHLFPGNVGRAVFDAVVDPTQNPEQGSLGQAKGFQLALDNFAEDCASKTEDCPIGDSAQDVKDRIAKLLKDLDSKPIQGIFPRELTQTAATSGVAQALYSKDFWEFLTESLEQAYEGNGRGLMLLADSLNGRNDDGQYSNLAAANVSINCADEKARYSAADVRAKLPDFRAASSVFGDYLAWSMVTCTDWAVAGAADHADVSAAGAAPILVVGNTGDPATPYEGAKKMADALGKGVGIEMTYKGQGHGAYDSGNKCVHNAVDGYLLAGKVPAANTICS from the coding sequence ATGCCGAACCCGCCCCAGCTGCGCGCCGCTGCGCTGACCGTCACCGCCGTACTGCTGTCCTCCTTGATGACGGGATGCAGCGACGACTCCAAGGACGAGGATCTGTCGGCCCAGAAGCTGAACTGGAAGGACTGCCCGGCGCCGTCCGAGTCGGAGGGCGGAGGTGACGCCCCCTCACCGCTGCCGGGCGGTGCACAGTGGCAGTGCGCCACCATGAAGGCGCCCCGCGACTGGAACAAGCCCAAGGGCGACACGATCGGGATCGCACTGGTCCGGGCGGGCACGAGCGGCGACAAGAGCAAGCGCATCGGCTCGCTCGTGTTCAACTTCGGTGGCCCCGGCGGCTCGGGCGTCACCGCGCTGCCGTCCTTCGGCGAGGACTACGCGAAGCTGCGCACCCGCTACGACCTGGTGAGCTTCGACCCGCGCGGGGTCGGCCGCAGCGCGGGCGTGAAGTGCGAGGACGACGAGCAGCTCGACGACTACTTCCAGCAGGACGCCACCCCGGATGACGACGCCGAGCAGAAGAAGCTGCTGGACAACACCCGGACGTTCAACGCGGCCTGCGAGAAGAACTCCGGCAAGACCCTCCCCTACGTGCGCACCACGGACGCGGCCCGCGACATGGACCTGATGCGCCAGGTCCTCGGCGACGACAAGCTGCACTACTTCGGCATCTCCTACGGCACCGAACTGGGTGGCGTCTACGCCCACTTGTTCCCGGGGAACGTGGGGCGGGCCGTCTTCGACGCGGTCGTCGATCCGACGCAGAACCCGGAACAGGGCTCCCTCGGGCAGGCCAAGGGCTTCCAGCTCGCGCTCGACAACTTCGCCGAGGACTGCGCCTCGAAGACCGAGGACTGCCCGATCGGCGACAGCGCTCAGGACGTCAAGGACCGCATCGCCAAGCTGCTGAAGGATCTCGACAGCAAGCCGATCCAGGGGATCTTCCCGCGTGAGCTGACCCAGACCGCCGCCACCAGCGGCGTCGCACAGGCCCTGTACTCGAAGGACTTCTGGGAGTTCCTGACCGAGAGCCTGGAACAGGCATACGAAGGCAACGGCAGAGGCCTGATGCTGCTGGCGGACTCGCTGAACGGGCGCAACGACGACGGCCAGTACAGCAACCTGGCCGCGGCGAACGTGTCCATCAACTGCGCCGACGAGAAGGCGCGTTACAGCGCCGCCGACGTCCGGGCGAAGCTCCCGGACTTCCGCGCCGCCTCATCGGTCTTCGGCGACTATCTGGCCTGGTCCATGGTCACCTGCACCGACTGGGCCGTGGCGGGCGCCGCCGACCACGCCGATGTGAGCGCCGCGGGCGCCGCCCCGATCCTGGTGGTCGGCAACACCGGGGACCCGGCCACACCGTACGAGGGTGCGAAGAAGATGGCGGACGCGCTGGGCAAGGGCGTCGGCATCGAGATGACGTACAAAGGCCAGGGACACGGCGCCTACGACAGCGGGAACAAGTGCGTGCACAACGCGGTGGACGGCTATCTGCTGGCCGGGAAGGTACCGGCAGCCAACACCATCTGTTCATAA
- a CDS encoding lysylphosphatidylglycerol synthase domain-containing protein — protein sequence MRQQGVHPEEAESTSDASSRPDTGDADKKGAESAAPEDASGKSDETTPGTDENAERDDDCADGTHVDEVEGDEPLLPARVHRPSDLMRLLVGVLAIAVLLAVAAFAHGTTSGLEQDINKGTGQAPDLLSKIAGLASSIAILLVPVAFAIERLIKRDGLRIADGVLAAVLAHGVTLATDLWVAKGAPDSIQEALTRPSPGDIHALTDPVHGYLAPVIAYMTAVGMSRRPRWRAVLWVVLLLDAFSTLVTGYTTPFSIMLTVLIGWTVAYGTLYAVGSPNVRPTGRTLMAGLRHVGFRPVSAAREEAPDASEIGDRGRRYFVSLEDGPPLDVTVVDREQQAQGFFYRVWRRLTLRGITTRRSLQTLRQALEQEALLAYAAIAAGANAPKLIATSELGPDAVMLVYEHSGGRTLDSLPDDVITDDLLRETWRQVQALQSRRIAHRRLAGDAILVDRSGMVILTDLRGGEIAASDLVLRMDIAQLLTTLGLRVGAERAVASAVGVLGPDAVADCLPLLQPIALTRSTRATLRRLARERSQREREAVLEASRLDKLARAEEAQKESAPPVLEKPDKKAVRAEQRAEKRAIDEALDEAREEDLLTQIRHQVLLIRPQAPVEPARLERVRPRTLLSFMAGAIGAYFLLTQLTHIEFGTLFDDAEWGWVAAAVLFSALSYFAAAMSLLGFVPERVPFVRTVAAQVAGSFVKIVAPAAVGGVALNTRFLQRAGVRPGLAVASVGASQLFGLGCHILMLLSFGYLTGTEKTPSLSPSRTVIAGLLTVAVLVLVVTSVPFLRKFVATRVRSLFAGVVPRMLDVLQRPQKLVTGIGGMLLLTACFVMCLDASIRAFGHEDTTTLSLASVAVVFLAGNALGSAAPTPGGVGAVEATLTVGLIAVGLPKEVAAPAVLLYRLLTLWLPVLPGWLFFNHLTRKGAL from the coding sequence ATGAGGCAGCAGGGAGTGCATCCCGAAGAGGCGGAGAGCACGTCTGACGCTTCGTCGCGCCCGGACACCGGCGACGCGGACAAGAAGGGCGCTGAATCGGCGGCTCCGGAGGACGCGTCCGGGAAGTCGGACGAGACCACTCCGGGGACGGACGAGAACGCCGAGCGGGACGACGACTGCGCCGACGGCACCCATGTCGACGAGGTGGAGGGCGACGAACCGCTGCTCCCCGCGCGCGTGCACCGTCCTTCCGACCTGATGCGGCTTCTGGTCGGTGTTCTCGCGATCGCCGTGCTGCTTGCCGTCGCCGCGTTCGCGCACGGCACCACATCGGGGCTCGAGCAGGACATCAACAAGGGCACCGGTCAGGCACCGGATCTGCTGAGCAAGATCGCGGGTCTGGCGTCGAGCATCGCGATCCTTCTGGTGCCGGTCGCCTTCGCGATCGAGCGGCTGATCAAGCGGGACGGGCTGCGTATCGCCGACGGTGTCCTCGCCGCGGTGCTCGCCCACGGCGTGACACTCGCCACGGACCTGTGGGTCGCGAAGGGCGCCCCGGACTCCATCCAGGAGGCGCTCACCCGGCCCTCGCCGGGCGACATCCACGCGCTCACCGACCCGGTGCACGGCTATCTGGCGCCGGTGATCGCGTATATGACGGCCGTCGGCATGTCCCGCAGGCCGCGCTGGCGAGCGGTGCTGTGGGTGGTGCTGCTCCTCGACGCCTTCTCGACGCTGGTCACCGGCTACACGACACCGTTCTCGATCATGCTGACGGTGCTGATCGGCTGGACCGTCGCCTACGGGACGCTCTACGCGGTCGGCTCGCCGAACGTGCGGCCCACCGGGCGGACGCTGATGGCGGGTCTGCGGCACGTCGGTTTCCGCCCGGTCTCCGCGGCCCGTGAGGAGGCACCGGACGCATCGGAGATCGGCGACCGCGGTCGGCGCTACTTCGTCTCGCTGGAGGACGGTCCGCCGCTGGACGTCACGGTGGTCGACCGCGAGCAGCAGGCGCAGGGCTTCTTCTACCGGGTGTGGCGTCGGCTGACGCTGCGGGGCATCACCACGCGCCGCAGCCTCCAGACGCTGCGCCAGGCGCTGGAGCAGGAGGCCCTCCTCGCGTACGCGGCGATCGCGGCCGGCGCCAACGCGCCCAAGCTGATCGCGACCTCCGAACTGGGCCCCGACGCCGTGATGCTCGTCTACGAGCACTCCGGCGGGCGCACCCTGGACTCGCTGCCCGACGACGTCATCACCGACGATCTGCTGCGGGAGACCTGGCGTCAGGTGCAGGCGCTCCAGTCGCGGCGCATCGCGCACCGCAGGCTCGCCGGGGACGCGATCTTGGTGGATCGTTCCGGCATGGTGATCCTGACGGATCTGCGCGGCGGCGAGATCGCGGCGAGCGACCTGGTCCTGCGCATGGACATCGCCCAGCTGCTGACCACGCTCGGACTGCGCGTGGGTGCCGAGCGGGCGGTCGCGTCGGCGGTCGGTGTGCTCGGCCCGGACGCGGTCGCCGACTGTCTGCCGCTGCTTCAGCCGATCGCGTTGACGCGCTCCACGCGCGCGACGCTGCGAAGACTCGCCCGGGAGCGTTCGCAGCGCGAGCGCGAGGCGGTTCTGGAGGCGTCGCGGCTGGACAAGCTCGCCCGCGCCGAGGAAGCCCAGAAGGAATCCGCTCCGCCCGTACTGGAAAAGCCCGACAAGAAGGCCGTACGCGCGGAGCAGCGGGCCGAGAAGCGGGCGATCGACGAGGCTCTGGACGAGGCACGCGAGGAGGATCTGCTCACCCAGATCCGCCACCAGGTGCTGCTGATCCGGCCCCAGGCGCCGGTCGAACCGGCCCGCCTGGAGCGCGTCCGGCCGCGCACCCTCCTCAGCTTCATGGCGGGTGCCATCGGTGCGTACTTCCTGCTGACGCAGCTCACGCACATCGAGTTCGGCACCCTCTTCGACGACGCCGAGTGGGGCTGGGTCGCCGCGGCGGTGCTGTTCTCGGCGCTGAGCTACTTCGCGGCGGCGATGAGCCTGCTCGGCTTCGTGCCGGAGCGAGTGCCATTCGTGCGGACCGTGGCGGCGCAGGTCGCCGGGTCGTTCGTGAAGATCGTGGCTCCCGCCGCGGTCGGCGGTGTCGCCCTCAACACGCGCTTCCTGCAACGCGCCGGGGTGCGCCCGGGTCTCGCGGTGGCGAGCGTCGGCGCGTCGCAGCTGTTCGGACTCGGCTGCCACATTCTGATGCTGCTGTCCTTCGGCTATCTGACCGGCACCGAGAAGACGCCGTCCCTGTCGCCTTCCCGTACGGTCATCGCGGGCCTGCTGACCGTGGCCGTACTCGTCCTCGTGGTCACGTCGGTGCCGTTCCTGCGCAAATTCGTCGCCACGCGCGTGCGGTCGCTTTTCGCGGGTGTCGTGCCGCGCATGCTCGACGTGCTCCAGCGGCCGCAGAAGCTGGTCACCGGGATCGGCGGCATGCTGCTCCTCACCGCCTGCTTCGTGATGTGCCTGGACGCGTCGATCCGCGCGTTCGGCCACGAGGACACCACCACGCTCAGCCTCGCCAGCGTCGCCGTCGTCTTCCTCGCCGGCAACGCGCTCGGCTCGGCGGCGCCGACTCCGGGCGGTGTGGGCGCGGTCGAGGCGACTTTGACGGTCGGTCTGATCGCCGTGGGGCTCCCCAAGGAGGTCGCGGCGCCCGCGGTGCTGCTGTACCGGCTGCTGACGCTGTGGCTGCCGGTGCTGCCGGGATGGCTGTTCTTCAACCATCTGACCCGCAAGGGCGCGCTGTAG
- a CDS encoding alpha/beta hydrolase, producing the protein MARFVRWTALAAAALLVSGCSGGSSGVGSDEGKGGATSSSSSSDSSSDSSSGTASDSAGASSKLPASLTAQQLDWGRCKGTSDSAEPGGDWQCATLKVPLDYAKPDGRTIGLALIRSKASGGQGKRIGSLLFNFGGPGGSGVSMMPSYASIVSPLHRRYDLVSWDPRGVAASEGVRCRNDKAIQAAEEVDATPDDAAEETAYFKDAADFGKGCEKAAGELLSHVSTTDTARDMDLMRQVLGDKKMHYFGISYGTELGGVYAHLFPKNVDRLVLDAVVDPSADTVGHAKNQTLGFQRALNDYLKSTGQDPKQGSQKIVDLLKRIDAKPLATSGGRKLTQSLALTGIVLPLYSKEGWPTLTSALTAAESGDGSELLQLADRYNDRDESGRYGTTTHSQRVISCLDSKQRPTAAETKKLLPEFEKISPVFGDFMGWDTAGWCHDWPVAGQYDTPEVSAPGAEPVLVVGNTGDPATPYEGARRMADELGKGVGVELTWKGEGHGAYGSGSDCVDSTVNSYLLDGTVPKDGKVCSS; encoded by the coding sequence ATGGCGCGATTCGTACGGTGGACGGCGCTGGCCGCCGCCGCGTTGCTGGTGTCCGGCTGCAGCGGCGGCTCGTCCGGGGTCGGCTCCGACGAAGGGAAGGGCGGCGCCACGTCGTCCTCCTCGTCTTCCGATTCCTCTTCCGATTCCTCTTCCGGTACGGCGTCGGACTCGGCCGGCGCGTCGTCGAAACTGCCCGCCTCCCTCACCGCGCAGCAGCTCGACTGGGGCCGCTGCAAGGGCACTTCGGACTCCGCCGAGCCCGGCGGCGACTGGCAGTGCGCAACGCTCAAGGTGCCGCTGGACTACGCGAAGCCGGACGGGCGGACGATCGGTCTCGCGCTGATCCGTTCCAAGGCGAGCGGGGGCCAGGGCAAGCGCATCGGCTCACTGCTGTTCAACTTCGGCGGCCCCGGCGGCTCGGGCGTCTCCATGATGCCGTCGTACGCGAGCATCGTCAGCCCGCTCCACCGGCGCTACGACCTGGTGAGCTGGGACCCGCGCGGGGTCGCCGCCAGCGAGGGCGTGCGCTGCCGCAACGACAAGGCGATCCAGGCCGCCGAGGAGGTGGACGCCACTCCGGACGACGCGGCGGAGGAGACGGCGTACTTCAAGGACGCCGCCGACTTCGGCAAGGGCTGCGAGAAGGCGGCCGGCGAGCTGCTGTCCCACGTCTCGACGACCGACACGGCCCGGGACATGGACCTGATGCGCCAGGTCCTCGGCGACAAGAAGATGCACTACTTCGGTATCTCCTACGGCACCGAGCTCGGCGGCGTCTACGCCCACTTGTTCCCCAAAAACGTGGACCGCCTGGTGCTGGACGCGGTCGTCGACCCCAGCGCCGACACGGTGGGCCACGCCAAGAACCAGACCCTGGGCTTCCAGCGCGCTCTGAACGACTACCTCAAGTCCACCGGCCAGGACCCGAAGCAGGGCTCCCAGAAGATCGTCGACCTGCTGAAGCGGATCGACGCCAAGCCGCTGGCGACCTCCGGCGGGCGCAAGCTCACCCAGTCACTCGCCCTCACCGGCATTGTCCTGCCGCTGTACAGCAAGGAGGGCTGGCCGACGCTGACCAGCGCTCTGACCGCGGCCGAGAGCGGGGACGGCTCGGAGCTGCTGCAACTCGCGGACCGTTACAACGACCGTGACGAGTCGGGGCGCTACGGCACGACGACGCATTCACAACGGGTCATATCGTGCTTGGACTCGAAGCAGCGGCCGACGGCCGCGGAGACGAAGAAGCTGCTGCCGGAATTCGAGAAGATCTCGCCCGTCTTCGGCGACTTCATGGGCTGGGACACGGCGGGCTGGTGCCACGACTGGCCGGTGGCCGGCCAGTACGACACTCCGGAGGTCAGCGCGCCGGGGGCCGAGCCGGTCCTGGTCGTCGGCAACACCGGGGACCCGGCGACGCCGTACGAGGGCGCCCGCAGGATGGCCGACGAGCTGGGCAAGGGCGTCGGTGTGGAGCTCACCTGGAAGGGCGAGGGCCATGGGGCGTACGGGAGCGGCAGCGACTGTGTCGACTCCACGGTGAACAGCTACCTGCTGGACGGAACGGTGCCGAAGGACGGCAAGGTCTGCTCCTCGTAG
- the moeZ gene encoding adenylyltransferase/sulfurtransferase MoeZ has protein sequence MSLPPLVEPAAELTVDEVRRYSRHLIIPDVGMDGQKRLKNARVLCVGAGGLGSPALMYLAAAGVGTLGIVEFDEVDESNLQRQIIHSQADIGRSKAESARDSVLGINPYVNVVLHEERLEAENVMDIFSQYDLIVDGTDNFATRYLVNDAAVLLNKPYVWGSIYRFDGQASVFWSEHGPCYRCLYPEPPPPGMVPSCAEGGVLGVLCASIGSIQVTEAIKLLAGVGDPLVGRLMIYDALEMQYRQVKVRKDPNCAVCGENPTVTELIDYEAFCGVVSEEAQEAAAGSTITPKQLKEWIDEGENIEIIDVREINEYEIVSIPGAKLIPKNEFLMGTALETLPQDKKIVLHCKTGVRSAEVLAVLKSAGFSDAVHVGGGVIGWVNQIEPSKPVY, from the coding sequence GTGTCGCTGCCACCCCTGGTCGAGCCAGCTGCTGAGCTCACCGTAGACGAGGTCCGCAGGTACTCCCGCCACCTGATCATCCCCGACGTGGGCATGGACGGGCAGAAGCGGCTGAAGAACGCCCGTGTGCTCTGTGTGGGCGCCGGCGGCCTCGGATCGCCGGCGCTGATGTACCTGGCCGCCGCGGGCGTGGGCACGCTCGGCATTGTGGAGTTCGACGAGGTCGACGAGTCGAACCTGCAGCGCCAGATCATCCACAGCCAGGCGGACATCGGCCGCTCCAAGGCCGAGTCGGCCCGCGACTCGGTGCTGGGCATCAATCCGTACGTCAACGTGGTCCTTCACGAAGAGCGGCTTGAGGCCGAGAACGTGATGGACATCTTCAGCCAGTACGACCTGATCGTCGACGGCACGGACAACTTCGCGACCCGCTACCTGGTCAACGACGCGGCCGTGCTGCTGAACAAGCCGTACGTCTGGGGCTCGATCTACCGCTTCGACGGCCAGGCCTCGGTGTTCTGGTCCGAGCACGGCCCCTGCTACCGCTGCCTCTACCCGGAGCCCCCGCCGCCGGGCATGGTCCCCTCCTGCGCCGAGGGCGGCGTGCTGGGCGTGCTGTGCGCGTCCATCGGCTCCATCCAGGTCACCGAGGCGATCAAGCTCCTCGCCGGTGTCGGCGACCCGCTGGTCGGCCGCCTGATGATCTACGACGCCCTGGAGATGCAGTACCGCCAGGTCAAGGTCCGTAAGGACCCGAACTGCGCGGTCTGCGGCGAGAACCCGACCGTCACCGAGCTCATCGACTACGAGGCCTTCTGCGGCGTCGTGTCCGAGGAGGCCCAGGAGGCGGCCGCCGGCTCGACGATCACTCCCAAGCAGCTCAAGGAGTGGATCGACGAGGGCGAGAACATCGAGATCATCGACGTCCGCGAGATCAACGAGTACGAGATCGTCTCGATCCCCGGCGCCAAGCTGATCCCGAAGAACGAGTTCCTCATGGGCACCGCCCTGGAGACCCTCCCGCAGGACAAGAAGATCGTCCTGCACTGCAAGACGGGTGTCCGCAGTGCGGAAGTCCTCGCCGTCCTGAAGTCCGCGGGCTTCTCGGACGCCGTGCACGTCGGCGGCGGCGTGATCGGCTGGGTCAACCAGATCGAGCCGAGCAAGCCGGTGTACTAG
- a CDS encoding spherulation-specific family 4 protein: MPYLTSTAAGTASTDLGLGFGIPGYAHPLVAPLEWGELTRPGTPLHWVVLNVAGGPGMRPDPHCLEAAGRLRNAGVRVLGHLDVTYGARTFGELVSDAHRYLDWYRVDGFLLDRCPTERAALPEVRRTVATLRTLLDGGHIVLGHGSHPYPGYAENADQLVTFSGPWSDYRWSQVAEWTADYPPERFCHFVHGVPGGHLEEALRIARWQGASTIYFTDRTDRGGRADPWEALPGYWDEIVSRIGTGVSE, encoded by the coding sequence ATGCCGTATCTGACCAGCACCGCAGCAGGTACCGCGAGCACCGACTTAGGACTCGGCTTCGGCATCCCCGGCTATGCGCACCCCCTCGTCGCTCCGCTGGAATGGGGCGAACTCACCCGCCCCGGAACCCCACTGCACTGGGTCGTCCTCAACGTGGCGGGCGGCCCCGGCATGCGGCCCGACCCGCACTGCCTGGAGGCGGCCGGACGGCTGCGCAACGCCGGCGTCCGCGTGCTCGGCCACCTCGATGTGACGTACGGCGCACGCACCTTCGGTGAGCTGGTCTCCGACGCGCACCGGTATCTCGACTGGTACCGCGTCGACGGCTTCCTGCTCGACCGCTGCCCCACCGAGCGCGCCGCGCTCCCCGAGGTCCGCCGCACGGTCGCCACACTCCGCACGCTGCTCGACGGCGGCCACATCGTGCTCGGCCACGGCAGCCATCCCTACCCCGGATATGCCGAGAACGCCGACCAGTTGGTCACCTTCTCCGGCCCCTGGAGCGACTACCGCTGGTCGCAGGTCGCCGAGTGGACCGCCGACTACCCGCCCGAGCGTTTTTGCCACTTCGTGCACGGGGTGCCCGGCGGCCATCTGGAGGAGGCGCTGCGCATCGCCCGCTGGCAGGGCGCCTCCACGATCTACTTCACCGACCGCACGGACCGGGGCGGACGAGCCGACCCCTGGGAGGCGCTGCCCGGCTACTGGGACGAAATCGTCTCGCGGATCGGAACGGGTGTCTCGGAATGA
- a CDS encoding MGMT family protein, with protein MSEESLPADALPEYAERVLEVAELIPPGRVMTYGDVAEWLQEGGPRQVGRVMALYGGAVPWWRVVRADGVLLPGHELDALGHYRTEGTPLREASRASEGHLPRIDMKRARWDGGERAEGHI; from the coding sequence ATGAGCGAGGAGAGTCTTCCGGCGGACGCCCTGCCGGAGTACGCGGAGCGGGTCCTTGAGGTCGCCGAGCTGATCCCGCCCGGGCGCGTCATGACGTACGGGGACGTGGCGGAATGGCTCCAGGAGGGCGGTCCGCGACAGGTGGGACGAGTGATGGCCCTCTACGGAGGAGCGGTTCCGTGGTGGCGTGTCGTACGCGCGGACGGAGTGCTGCTCCCGGGCCATGAACTCGACGCGCTCGGCCATTACCGCACGGAGGGCACCCCCCTGAGGGAGGCGAGCAGAGCCTCCGAAGGTCATCTGCCGCGCATCGACATGAAACGAGCGCGATGGGACGGCGGAGAACGCGCGGAGGGTCACATCTGA